ATGATCAAGCAGTTCGTCTCCGAGCGCGGGAAGATCGTTCCCCGCCGCATCACGGGCAACTGCGCCAAACACCAGCGGAAGCTGACGATGGAGATCAAGAAGGCGCGCATCGTGGCGCTGATCCCGTTCACCGCCACGCAGGTCCGGTAGGGGGTGGGGCGATGAAAGTCATCCTGCGCGAGGACGTCGAGAAGCTGGGGAAGGCCGGCGATGTCGTGAAGGTCGCGGACGGGTACGGAAGGAACTACCTCATCCCGCGGCAGATGGCGCTCCTGGCGAATGTCCGGAACATGAAGACCCTCGACCATGACCGGCGGGCGATCGAGACCCGCGCGAAGAAGGCCCGGAAGGCCGCCGAGGCGACGGCCGAGACGCTCTCCGGGATGTCCCTCACCCTGGCCGCGAAGGCGGGGGAGGAAGGGAAGCTGTTCGGCGCCGTCACGTCGCGGGACATCGCCGAGGCGCTGGAGAAGGCGGGGATGAAGGTGGACCGCAAGGCGATACAGCTCGCGGATCCGATCAAGCAGCTCGGCGACTACAAGGTGAAGGTCCGCGTGGCGGCCGACGTCCTCCCCGAGGTCTCCGTCAGCGTGGTGGCCGAAGAGTAGGCGAACCCGCTTTCGCAATACGCAGCAGCACTCCGGACGGGGGGCGTCGATGAACGGTACGCGCAACGCGCCGCCAGGCGGCACCGACGCCTCCCTCCGGGTTCCCCCGCACAACCTTCACGCCGAGCAGGCCGTCCTGGCCTCGGTGCTCCTGAACAACGACCTCATGAGCGACGTCGTGGAGATCCTGCGCCCGGAGGACTTCTACCAGGGCGCGCACCGGACCCTCTACGAGTCCATGCTCGGCCTGTTCGAGTCGGGCCGGCCCATCGATCAGCTCACCCTGTCCTCCGTCATACGGGACCGCGGGGCGGAGCAGCAGATCGGGGGGCTCGCCTACCTGGCCGAGATCGTGTCGGCCGTTCCTCTCTCGGCGAACGCCTCCGACTACGCGACGATCGTCAAGGAGAAGTCGATCCTGCGCAAGTCCATCGCCGCCGCCCAGGAGATCTCCGCGGCGGCCTTCCAGGGCGTGGGCGACCTCCGGGAGTTCCTCGACGGCATGGAGGAGCGGATCTTCGCCATCTCGGGGGAGGAGATCAAGCCGAAGTACTTCTCCATGAACGAGATGGCGCGGGCGGCGCTCAAGGACATCGAGCGGGCCTACGAGCAGAAGAAGCGGATCACCGGCATCCCGACGGGCTTCGTCGACCTCGACGAGATCACCGCGGGGTTCCAGAAGTCCAACATGATCGTTGTCGCGGCGCGCCCCTCGATGGGGAAGACCGCGCTGTGCCTCAACATCGCGGTGAACGCCGCCACGGCCCACAAGGTCCCCGTCGCCATCTTCTCCCTCGAGATGAGCCGGCAGGAGCTGGCGATGCGCATGATCACCTCCGAGGCGCGGGTCAACTTCCAGCGGCTGCGGACCGGGCAGATCGGCCAGGAGGAGATCAACCGCCTCGTGGCGGCCGTCGCGCGGCTCTCCGACGCGCCGATCTA
This genomic window from Thermodesulfobacteriota bacterium contains:
- the rpsR gene encoding 30S ribosomal protein S18, coding for MSTPYKPRPSSGPREDRGPGGKRRYVRKKFCRFCAEKELQIDYKNAYMIKQFVSERGKIVPRRITGNCAKHQRKLTMEIKKARIVALIPFTATQVR
- the rplI gene encoding 50S ribosomal protein L9 codes for the protein MKVILREDVEKLGKAGDVVKVADGYGRNYLIPRQMALLANVRNMKTLDHDRRAIETRAKKARKAAEATAETLSGMSLTLAAKAGEEGKLFGAVTSRDIAEALEKAGMKVDRKAIQLADPIKQLGDYKVKVRVAADVLPEVSVSVVAEE